A portion of the Babylonia areolata isolate BAREFJ2019XMU chromosome 16, ASM4173473v1, whole genome shotgun sequence genome contains these proteins:
- the LOC143291230 gene encoding sperm microtubule associated protein 2-like, translating into MAAMQTTSSSEDMARRIEELARPKRFASGFERDRRSVYWVEREPPKPGPDGVTVIIATPRVQELAQHRDPDRQWRGDRLTAIWPVSKSAQQASASERLSYLAQPREFPHYLMERSPYMTATPAARSASASHRLEQLAEPKDRTDPFETYQKAWGQYFPVPSPALHARTTERVDQLAEPKKYPKEFQGEKPVQWPVSEQALKSLASLRLQQLSRPRSRTMIRDDYDPYKVSPAARKTRPTPRLEELSAPIPRKIRSKKV; encoded by the exons ATGGCGGCCATGCAGACGACAAGTTCTTCGGAAGATATGG cTCGCCGCATTGAGGAGTTGGCCAGACCCAAGCGGTTTGCGTCTGGTTTCGAACGAGACAG GAGAAGCGTGTACTGGGTTGAGCGGGAGCCTCCCAAGCCTGGTCCTGATGGAGTCACTGTgatca TTGCCACACCTCGAGTGCAAGAGTTGGCACAACACAGAGACCCTGACAGGCAATGGAGAGGAGACAG GTTAACGGCCATCTGGCCGGTCAGCAAGTCAGCCCAGCAGGCCTCAGCCAGCGAGCGCCTGTCCTACCTGGCCCAGCCCCGGGAGTTCCCGCACTACCTCATGGAGCGTTCACCCTACATGACCGCCACGCCCGCTGCTCGCAGCGCCAGCGCCTCCCATCGCCTGGAGCAGCTGGCGGAGCCCAAGGACCGCACCGACCCCTTTGAGACCTACCAGAAAGCGTGGGGGCAGTACTTCCCCGTGCCCTCACCCGCCCTCCATGCTCGCACCACTGAGCGAGTGGACCAGCTGGCCGAGCCCAAGAAATACCCCAAG gAGTTTCAAGGAGAGAAACCGGTCCAGTGGCCAGTGTCAGAGCAGGCCCTCAAGTCGCTGGCCTCCCTGCGGCTCCAGCAGCTGTCCCGGCCCAGGAGTCGAACCATGATCCGCGATGATTACGATCCCTACAAGGTGTCTCCTGCCGCCCGCAAAACCCGGCCCACCCCTCGCCTGGAGGAGCTGTCCGCACCCATCCCACGCAAAATCAGGTCAAAGAAGGTGTAG